Proteins from a single region of Nocardioides anomalus:
- a CDS encoding HNH endonuclease → MASRTRTATYARRRRRRMARVTHDLTDDQWFALMEAWGGCAYCGGDGAALQKDCLLPVSRGGRYTLLNVVPACGSCNASKCNTEVTTWLRRKRMDERAFLVRQAEVARLLTP, encoded by the coding sequence GTGGCCTCCCGGACCCGCACCGCGACGTACGCCCGCCGCCGCCGGCGCCGGATGGCCCGGGTCACCCACGACCTCACCGACGACCAGTGGTTCGCGCTGATGGAGGCCTGGGGCGGCTGCGCCTACTGCGGCGGCGACGGCGCCGCGCTGCAGAAGGACTGCCTGCTGCCGGTCTCGCGCGGTGGTCGCTACACGCTGCTGAACGTCGTCCCGGCCTGCGGCTCGTGCAACGCCAGCAAGTGCAACACCGAGGTCACCACCTGGCTGCGCCGCAAGCGCATGGACGAGCGCGCGTTCCTCGTCCGGCAGGCCGAGGTCGCCCGGCTGCTCACGCCCTGA
- a CDS encoding DUF2510 domain-containing protein produces the protein MSGTEAGWYDDGSGRRRYWDGQGWTDHLEPAEPGLGGALNRIEAAAVSGGQPRPAARGASYVVLQVILKEKLWGTGSGNLPELEKAINAQAALGYRLHTITTSSSGSKGLGGGDRIQATMVFERLT, from the coding sequence GTGAGCGGCACCGAGGCGGGTTGGTACGACGACGGCAGCGGACGCCGGCGCTACTGGGACGGCCAGGGCTGGACCGACCACCTCGAGCCGGCCGAGCCGGGCCTGGGCGGGGCGCTGAACCGGATCGAGGCGGCCGCGGTCTCGGGGGGCCAGCCGCGGCCGGCGGCGCGGGGGGCCAGCTACGTCGTGCTCCAGGTGATCCTCAAGGAGAAGCTGTGGGGCACGGGCTCCGGCAACCTGCCCGAGCTGGAGAAGGCCATCAACGCCCAGGCGGCGCTCGGTTACCGGCTGCACACCATCACCACCTCCTCGTCGGGCAGCAAGGGGCTCGGCGGGGGCGACCGGATCCAGGCCACGATGGTGTTCGAGCGCCTGACCTGA